From a single Pirellulaceae bacterium genomic region:
- a CDS encoding heavy-metal-associated domain-containing protein: MNQVPRKQAFQITGMTCGHCKSAVESAIRATEGVTAAQVDLKAGKAVVEGQFVDKSIVASVEEAGYEAVASH, encoded by the coding sequence ATGAACCAAGTACCACGTAAACAGGCCTTCCAGATCACTGGCATGACCTGCGGCCACTGTAAATCAGCGGTTGAGTCAGCCATCCGAGCCACCGAGGGCGTAACCGCTGCCCAGGTTGATTTGAAAGCAGGAAAAGCAGTTGTCGAGGGGCAATTCGTCGACAAATCAATCGTGGCTTCCGTCGAAGAAGCCGGCTATGAAGCAGTAGCCTCTCATTAG
- a CDS encoding copper-translocating P-type ATPase: MMNAEQTVEIGVKGMTCAACVRRVENGLRKIPSVTSASVNLATERAAVEFDHFPQAGELETIQLAITKLGYEPVELSTVRNSGSIEDNDLEAQRLWHLFVGAAIFALPIVVLAMAPMLFDGVMSLMMSWLSMEQWNWVMFGLAIPVQFWFGGRFLRLGAKSLFSTSPDMNSLILLGTMAAFLYSTVVTVFPQWIPPQSRHVYFEASAVVITLILLGKFLETKSRHQASDAMKVLLKLVPKMATVIRNGEAVTIPAEAVVLNDVVEVRPGSAIAVDGVVVSGSTYIDESMVTGESVPVAKETGDEVVAGTINGSGSIQFRATAIGADTTLAKIVAFVESAQASKPRIQGIADRVVAYFVPVVLLIALLTALAWLFVMPGGSIDQALIHAVAVLIIACPCAMGLAVPTSVMVGTGKAAQQGILFRSTDAIESLSQVALIAFDKTGTLTVGKPHLSLFHVLPPFSSDDLLAQLALVEQRSEHPLATAIVDAAAKGPKSPLTVTSFNAIAGAGVEAELSNGHAIIIGSEKMMRERRIDTSSLDAQVADAMSEGSGYFFAAVNGSLAAIMIVSDPIKPSTPSAVEHLKQSGYEVALISGDNERTALSIADRCGIPATMVYAEVRPNDKADVVYTLKRDGRRVAFVGDGLNDAPALTIADVGIAMGTGTDLAIESADVIAMSGDIQNIPRAISLSKAVMLNIKQNLGWAFGYNVLLIPIATGLLKPITGLSLSPIAAGLAMSLSSFFVVTNALRLRSWR, from the coding sequence ATGATGAATGCTGAGCAGACGGTCGAGATTGGCGTCAAGGGCATGACCTGCGCTGCATGTGTCCGACGCGTCGAAAATGGACTGCGCAAGATCCCATCAGTGACCAGCGCTTCAGTCAACCTCGCGACGGAGCGTGCGGCGGTCGAGTTCGACCATTTCCCACAAGCTGGCGAACTCGAAACGATCCAACTTGCGATTACAAAGCTGGGTTATGAGCCCGTTGAGCTCTCCACGGTGCGAAACTCGGGTTCGATTGAGGACAACGATTTAGAAGCTCAGCGATTGTGGCATTTGTTCGTCGGAGCAGCGATCTTTGCACTACCGATCGTTGTGCTTGCGATGGCTCCCATGTTGTTCGACGGAGTCATGAGTTTGATGATGTCCTGGTTGTCGATGGAGCAGTGGAATTGGGTCATGTTCGGCTTGGCCATTCCTGTTCAATTCTGGTTTGGCGGACGCTTCCTTCGACTAGGCGCAAAGAGCCTCTTTTCAACATCTCCCGATATGAATTCGCTGATTCTTCTGGGGACGATGGCCGCTTTCCTCTACAGCACTGTTGTCACGGTTTTTCCCCAGTGGATTCCTCCGCAATCGCGTCATGTCTACTTTGAAGCGTCGGCAGTAGTGATCACGCTAATCTTGTTAGGCAAATTCCTTGAAACGAAGTCTAGGCATCAAGCGTCTGACGCAATGAAGGTACTTCTAAAACTGGTACCGAAAATGGCCACAGTTATACGCAACGGTGAAGCGGTAACCATTCCTGCGGAGGCTGTTGTCCTTAATGATGTTGTTGAAGTCCGTCCTGGATCTGCCATCGCAGTGGACGGTGTGGTCGTTAGTGGCTCTACCTATATCGATGAGAGCATGGTGACTGGTGAGAGCGTACCAGTGGCCAAGGAAACGGGGGACGAAGTGGTGGCAGGTACGATCAACGGCAGTGGAAGTATTCAGTTTCGAGCCACTGCCATCGGAGCCGACACGACTTTAGCGAAGATCGTGGCGTTCGTTGAATCTGCGCAGGCTTCGAAGCCGCGCATTCAAGGCATTGCTGATCGAGTCGTCGCGTACTTTGTACCCGTGGTGTTGTTGATCGCATTGCTTACTGCCCTCGCATGGCTTTTCGTAATGCCCGGCGGCTCAATCGATCAAGCACTCATCCATGCGGTCGCTGTACTCATTATTGCTTGCCCATGTGCAATGGGACTCGCGGTTCCTACGAGTGTGATGGTGGGTACGGGCAAGGCGGCGCAACAAGGGATTCTGTTTCGCTCGACGGATGCGATCGAGTCTTTGAGCCAAGTTGCATTGATCGCTTTTGATAAAACCGGAACGCTGACGGTTGGAAAACCGCACCTCTCGCTATTCCACGTATTGCCACCGTTCTCGAGTGACGACTTGCTGGCCCAACTGGCTCTCGTAGAACAGCGATCGGAGCACCCTTTGGCCACGGCTATTGTGGATGCCGCTGCCAAAGGGCCCAAGTCGCCTCTTACCGTAACCAGCTTCAACGCCATTGCAGGCGCGGGAGTTGAAGCCGAATTATCCAACGGTCACGCGATAATCATCGGCTCGGAAAAGATGATGCGAGAACGCCGCATCGATACATCGTCGTTAGATGCACAAGTGGCTGATGCAATGTCCGAGGGAAGCGGATACTTCTTTGCGGCGGTCAATGGTTCGCTCGCCGCGATCATGATCGTGTCAGATCCCATCAAACCGTCGACACCAAGTGCAGTGGAGCATCTAAAACAATCGGGCTACGAAGTGGCGCTCATCTCAGGGGACAATGAGCGAACCGCATTATCGATTGCAGATCGCTGCGGGATACCAGCAACGATGGTATATGCGGAAGTGCGTCCGAATGACAAGGCAGACGTGGTATACACGCTCAAGCGAGACGGACGACGTGTGGCTTTCGTGGGCGATGGCTTGAACGATGCTCCTGCGTTAACAATTGCTGATGTCGGCATCGCGATGGGCACAGGAACAGACCTTGCGATCGAGAGCGCAGATGTGATTGCGATGTCTGGCGACATTCAGAACATTCCGCGTGCGATAAGCTTGTCGAAGGCCGTGATGTTGAACATCAAGCAGAATCTGGGCTGGGCATTTGGCTACAACGTTTTGCTTATTCCCATTGCAACCGGCCTGCTTAAACCCATCACAGGTCTGAGTCTGTCACCGATAGCGGCAGGTCTGGCGATGAGTCTCTCTAGCTTCTTTGTCGTGACAAACGCATTGCGATTAAGGTCGTGGCGATGA
- a CDS encoding GNAT family N-acetyltransferase, whose product MRYETLVITDAAFTLAPRKIDRLVYSLLRRVGIADFSLLMCSNVEHLAASGQKLPDGIELIELSVESFDILSQCNPLLQCEAFQYLDRKRFRCYALMASEAIVAYAWVGTGDIPAAHNSSGHVWTGLPLFLDPETAYLFAAFVKPEHRGKRLYQVLISQAAEILRADGVLRIALTTDANNARAIQAVKRMGFEVCGVTTFCAFVGWRRAYYCVSSSFEPSKVGQYVGDPRTR is encoded by the coding sequence ATGCGTTATGAGACATTGGTGATAACGGATGCAGCATTCACGCTCGCTCCGCGAAAAATCGATAGGCTTGTGTATTCACTACTTCGACGCGTAGGTATTGCCGACTTCAGCCTGCTCATGTGTTCCAACGTCGAACACTTAGCTGCATCCGGACAAAAGTTACCCGACGGGATTGAACTAATTGAACTATCGGTCGAGAGCTTCGATATTCTTTCACAGTGCAACCCGCTCCTCCAGTGCGAAGCTTTTCAATATCTCGATCGTAAAAGATTTCGTTGCTATGCATTAATGGCCAGCGAAGCGATTGTTGCATATGCCTGGGTTGGCACGGGCGATATTCCAGCCGCGCATAACTCCAGCGGACATGTATGGACAGGTCTTCCGTTATTTCTGGATCCTGAGACCGCTTATCTTTTCGCCGCATTCGTAAAACCTGAGCATCGTGGAAAGCGGTTATATCAAGTGCTCATTAGTCAGGCAGCAGAGATTCTTAGGGCGGACGGAGTCCTGCGAATTGCTTTAACGACTGACGCCAACAATGCACGAGCGATTCAGGCTGTAAAACGGATGGGATTCGAAGTTTGTGGAGTAACAACGTTTTGTGCGTTTGTTGGCTGGAGAAGAGCTTACTACTGCGTTTCGTCAAGCTTCGAGCCGAGTAAAGTTGGACAATACGTGGGTGACCCCCGCACTCGCTAG
- a CDS encoding zf-HC2 domain-containing protein produces MNCDIVEEHLSAYIDEELDAAACLQLEEHVEQCDACRGLMSEYRSMGVLMRRSERIVDTEAVWEQVSLKLETPVVTLASTESHWRAWAKRYGTSIVAAAAGVLILVSALHYAAPDNHDTANALHDHAAMAVDFAEVFRSARTEPQLALSKLSEKYDGRELNTEEATKYLGYQPALFKGVPEGFTRVSTHVLNMPCCKCSATICERSDGTSLIVFEHRDEQPVWFGDSPSIETQCAGMPCKIIESAGQLAVSWRNQDRQMTIVGADDLTEVNHWVASLKL; encoded by the coding sequence ATGAATTGCGATATTGTTGAAGAACACTTGTCTGCGTACATCGACGAAGAACTCGACGCCGCGGCATGTCTCCAACTGGAGGAGCATGTTGAGCAATGCGATGCATGCCGTGGGCTGATGTCTGAATACCGCTCGATGGGCGTATTGATGCGACGTTCGGAGCGGATAGTCGATACGGAAGCAGTATGGGAACAAGTTTCTCTCAAACTCGAAACGCCTGTTGTGACACTTGCTTCGACAGAATCCCATTGGAGGGCTTGGGCCAAGCGTTATGGCACTTCTATTGTGGCCGCGGCTGCTGGTGTTCTTATCCTGGTTTCGGCACTGCACTATGCTGCGCCCGACAATCACGACACCGCTAATGCGTTGCACGATCATGCTGCAATGGCCGTTGATTTTGCCGAGGTATTCCGCTCAGCCAGAACGGAACCTCAGCTCGCCTTGTCCAAACTGAGCGAGAAGTACGACGGCCGCGAACTAAATACCGAAGAAGCTACGAAATATCTTGGCTATCAGCCGGCATTATTCAAAGGTGTTCCCGAAGGTTTCACTCGTGTGTCAACACACGTTTTGAACATGCCATGCTGCAAATGCTCGGCAACCATTTGTGAGCGAAGCGACGGCACATCACTGATCGTCTTTGAGCACCGAGATGAGCAACCTGTCTGGTTTGGCGACTCCCCGTCAATTGAGACGCAGTGCGCGGGCATGCCTTGCAAGATTATTGAGTCAGCCGGGCAACTAGCCGTTAGCTGGAGAAACCAAGATCGGCAAATGACGATCGTCGGCGCAGATGATCTGACTGAAGTGAATCACTGGGTAGCGTCTCTGAAGTTGTAA
- a CDS encoding RNA polymerase sigma factor has product MIPTESSNEMNGKAEDRASPLTKEELTLWISRASNGHRESQKHIYELLAARCYRVIRKIVGDSHADDVMQDFVIHLFSRLSQFRFESTLETWAHRMAVNQSLQYLRKMKREEQRIQKVAEAGEVSFDVNEKIQADEDIEVLELAMQQITGEQRAILHMKEVEGLGYSAIASVLGIPEGTVGSRLNKARNELRTSLIHLGWEA; this is encoded by the coding sequence ATGATACCAACAGAGTCATCCAATGAGATGAATGGAAAAGCGGAGGATCGTGCATCACCGCTGACTAAAGAAGAATTGACGCTGTGGATTAGTCGTGCCAGCAACGGGCATCGAGAGTCACAAAAGCACATTTACGAACTATTGGCAGCTAGGTGCTATCGAGTCATTCGAAAGATTGTTGGCGATAGTCATGCTGACGACGTAATGCAGGACTTCGTCATACACTTGTTTTCGAGGCTTAGTCAGTTTCGTTTCGAATCGACGCTCGAAACATGGGCGCACCGAATGGCTGTGAATCAAAGCTTGCAGTACCTGCGAAAAATGAAACGAGAAGAACAGCGCATTCAAAAAGTCGCGGAGGCTGGAGAAGTGTCTTTCGATGTTAATGAAAAGATTCAAGCAGACGAAGATATTGAGGTGCTTGAGTTGGCTATGCAACAAATCACGGGTGAGCAGCGAGCGATTTTACACATGAAAGAAGTCGAAGGGCTTGGATACTCAGCGATCGCAAGCGTTCTGGGCATACCCGAAGGTACCGTTGGTTCACGACTAAACAAGGCTAGAAACGAATTAAGGACTTCTCTGATCCACTTGGGCTGGGAGGCATAA
- a CDS encoding ABC transporter permease, which translates to MIGYVLKTLWRHRTRTLLTVSGAAVAMFVFCFVGSVQEGLHRLTTGSDADRSLIVFQENRFCPTTSRLPEDYATKIREINGVRDVMPIQVWTNNCRASLDIVVFNGADPIQIQKSRPLTLVSGSWQQFQSQRDAAIVGRNVANRRGLKVGDQFSIGDISVRIAGLFSSTVPSEENLIYTSLAFLQYARGLNAAGLVTQHEVQLTDDADPDRVASEIDSKLRAGAVATKTRRKGAFQASTLSDLVDLIGFAHWLGYACVGLVLSLVATTTVMSVQDRIKEYAVLQTIGVRPLTTMRLVLTESTLLCLVGGVTGTLLAMLALSLGGFAIGAEGATIAFRPSVAQAFSGSAISLCVGVISGLPPAIQASTISIVHALRQS; encoded by the coding sequence ATGATTGGTTATGTCTTGAAAACATTGTGGCGACACCGTACTCGAACGCTGCTGACGGTATCGGGTGCAGCGGTAGCGATGTTCGTCTTTTGTTTCGTTGGCTCTGTTCAAGAAGGGCTTCATCGGCTGACGACGGGTTCCGATGCGGATCGCAGCTTGATTGTGTTTCAGGAAAATCGCTTTTGCCCAACCACCAGCCGCTTGCCAGAGGATTATGCAACGAAGATCCGTGAGATTAATGGGGTGCGCGATGTCATGCCTATCCAAGTGTGGACGAATAACTGTCGAGCAAGCTTGGACATCGTGGTGTTCAACGGTGCCGACCCCATCCAGATCCAAAAGTCGCGACCACTCACGCTTGTAAGCGGTAGCTGGCAACAGTTTCAATCACAACGCGATGCAGCCATTGTCGGGCGCAATGTTGCGAATCGTCGAGGCTTAAAAGTCGGCGACCAGTTTTCGATCGGTGACATTTCGGTGCGGATAGCAGGGCTTTTTTCGTCGACGGTGCCTTCCGAAGAAAACCTTATTTATACGAGTCTCGCTTTTCTGCAGTATGCCCGCGGCCTCAACGCAGCCGGACTGGTTACTCAGCACGAGGTCCAATTGACCGACGATGCCGATCCCGATCGCGTGGCAAGTGAAATCGACTCCAAGTTGCGAGCTGGTGCCGTGGCAACCAAAACGCGTCGTAAAGGAGCGTTTCAAGCGAGCACACTTTCGGATCTTGTCGACCTCATCGGGTTTGCCCACTGGCTCGGCTACGCGTGTGTCGGTCTGGTGTTATCGCTTGTGGCTACTACAACGGTCATGAGTGTCCAGGATCGCATCAAGGAATACGCAGTGTTGCAGACCATCGGCGTGCGTCCTCTAACCACCATGCGTCTGGTTCTCACCGAAAGCACACTCTTATGCTTGGTGGGAGGCGTAACCGGAACGTTGCTTGCGATGCTCGCGCTGAGTCTCGGTGGTTTTGCGATCGGAGCTGAGGGAGCGACTATTGCCTTCCGACCGTCCGTAGCACAGGCGTTTTCCGGATCAGCAATTTCCCTTTGTGTTGGCGTGATCTCTGGTTTACCTCCAGCAATCCAAGCTTCAACAATTTCAATCGTGCACGCTCTTCGTCAGTCATAG